The following are encoded in a window of Ignavibacteriales bacterium genomic DNA:
- a CDS encoding outer membrane protein transport protein produces the protein MKKLLTLLLVCSIFAGSTYAGGFQLNEQGARAMAMAGAFTGLANDPSAIYFNPAGITQLSGTNFSLGSTMILPLASFQLPKPSSSLTDMDSQVFTLINFYLTHAFSDKFSVGLGVNNQFGLGTRWNPNWVGRYLAVETSVKSFYLTPVLAYKLFDNLSVSAGPVIAMASVKISHKNVNGVNAAYPEFLTTLESNTSTAVGFTAGILYKLNDMWQFGLSYRSQTKFNFTGTVVSDPTNFTFVHPVYHVSVTVPWPNGGVSAPLTTPASATLGIAWMPNKDWTTTFDFQYVGWSSYDKLAVTFDNYNPTSPTFTGSYTSSVDRNYKDTYIARLGFEYKATDAFAVRFGLLYDHNPVTDEYVEPSLPDADRLGFNIGFGGKLTEHLSMDLSYMYLSFSDRIVNNSIFKFNGTYSESAHLFGFSLNYSL, from the coding sequence GTGAAGAAATTACTTACATTATTATTAGTATGCAGTATATTTGCCGGAAGCACCTATGCCGGCGGTTTTCAATTAAACGAACAAGGTGCTAGAGCAATGGCAATGGCCGGTGCTTTCACCGGTTTGGCTAACGATCCTTCTGCAATTTATTTTAATCCAGCAGGTATTACACAACTTAGCGGAACAAACTTTTCGCTGGGTTCAACGATGATTCTGCCATTAGCAAGTTTTCAGCTTCCAAAGCCAAGTAGTTCACTAACTGATATGGATAGTCAGGTATTCACTCTGATTAATTTTTATTTAACTCATGCATTCTCAGATAAATTTTCTGTTGGATTAGGAGTTAATAATCAGTTTGGATTAGGTACAAGATGGAATCCGAATTGGGTTGGAAGATATTTAGCAGTCGAAACATCAGTTAAATCATTTTACTTAACTCCTGTACTAGCATATAAATTATTTGATAATCTTTCTGTAAGTGCTGGACCAGTGATTGCTATGGCTAGTGTCAAAATTTCTCATAAAAATGTAAATGGGGTCAATGCTGCTTACCCTGAATTTTTAACTACTTTAGAAAGTAACACATCTACTGCAGTTGGATTCACAGCTGGTATTTTATATAAACTAAACGATATGTGGCAATTTGGTTTAAGTTATAGAAGCCAAACTAAATTCAACTTTACCGGAACTGTAGTTAGTGATCCTACAAATTTCACATTCGTACATCCAGTATATCATGTCTCTGTAACAGTTCCTTGGCCTAATGGTGGAGTATCAGCTCCTTTGACAACACCTGCAAGTGCTACTTTAGGTATTGCTTGGATGCCGAATAAAGATTGGACAACAACTTTTGATTTCCAATATGTTGGATGGTCAAGTTACGATAAATTGGCTGTTACTTTTGATAACTATAATCCTACAAGTCCGACTTTCACAGGTTCTTATACAAGTTCAGTCGATAGAAATTATAAAGATACTTACATAGCAAGATTAGGTTTTGAATATAAAGCAACTGATGCTTTCGCTGTTAGATTCGGTCTTCTTTACGATCATAATCCGGTTACAGACGAATATGTTGAGCCATCATTACCTGATGCTGACAGATTGGGATTCAACATTGGATTTGGCGGAAAGCTTACTGAACATTTAAGCATGGATCTTTCATATATGTATCTCAGTTTTAGTGATAGAATAGTTAATAATTCAATATTTAAATTTAACGGAACATATTCTGAAAGTGCACATCTATTTGGTTTTAGTCTAAATTATAGTTTATAA
- a CDS encoding endonuclease MutS2: MITKDVLEKLEFNKVITHIEKYCSTDNGKSAIQNLVPLESIDEIEKRGEQVNEAKEILIKNDIPPFEYLPDLNDILSRSRIEGAVLTSKQILDVLKLAETSRKLFQFLKSKDDSQTYLKEFTDQLLVDKVFEHQIGKVFTENGEIRDDASPKLREIRIEIREKDAALRKQVQKLLKQLSDSYLVQEEYITQRDGRIVLPVKSEHKRHVRGFVHSESSSGQTVYIEPEETLELNNEILSLSFAEKREIEKILRGLTERIGQISIELKNSLQAIADLDSIFARAKYSIEIIGSHPGFNEDKPFAFIDAHHPILIKRIGHKNTVPMNLKLENVNIILITGPNAGGKTVTLKTTGLLICLALAAIPIPAHPDSNFHFIEKVLVDIGDAQSIEDDLSTFSSHLKNIKHIIEEANDKTLVVLDEIGTGTDPAEGSAIAAGMLITLRDKGAKVLATTHHGSLKLIANQLDKFQNASMEFDTDELKPTYKFNQGMPGSSYAFEVANRIGFDEKFIQLAKEYLDTDKTKIEDFLVALEKKSKNLKEQLSKTERENSRLKGLTNLYQNKIEKLENQRKEILAQTKEKAETYLSEVNKKVEESIRNIRESQAKKEVIKEEKKKIEEIKQESTLIFKKEKKSKEEKVDLRKGDYASIKDTTSVGVIEEINKEKNKAVLSVGSLKIKTKYSDLVHAKKSEFDHREKRSFNIGQDEISYRLDIRGKRADEAEFEIIKFLDNTYVSGTDRVEILHGKGTGALKQLVLGILRNNHTVKNYYFANIEYGGDGITIVEFK; the protein is encoded by the coding sequence AAGACGTTTTAGAAAAATTAGAGTTTAATAAAGTTATAACCCATATCGAGAAGTACTGTTCTACTGATAACGGGAAAAGTGCTATTCAAAACTTGGTTCCGCTTGAATCGATTGATGAAATTGAAAAAAGAGGCGAGCAAGTAAATGAAGCTAAAGAAATTCTTATTAAGAATGATATACCGCCATTCGAATATTTGCCCGATCTAAATGATATCCTTTCTCGAAGCAGAATAGAAGGTGCAGTTCTTACTTCAAAACAAATTTTAGATGTGCTGAAACTTGCCGAGACTTCACGAAAACTTTTTCAATTCTTAAAATCGAAAGATGATTCACAAACATATTTAAAAGAATTTACCGATCAACTTTTAGTGGATAAAGTTTTTGAGCATCAAATAGGAAAAGTGTTTACTGAGAATGGCGAGATTAGAGATGATGCAAGTCCAAAGCTTAGAGAGATAAGAATTGAGATAAGAGAAAAAGATGCTGCTCTTCGCAAACAAGTTCAAAAATTACTGAAACAACTTAGCGATTCTTATTTAGTTCAAGAAGAATATATCACTCAGCGTGATGGTAGAATTGTTTTGCCGGTTAAGTCGGAACATAAGAGACATGTAAGAGGATTTGTTCATTCAGAGTCTTCATCGGGGCAGACGGTTTATATTGAACCGGAAGAAACTTTAGAATTAAACAATGAAATATTGTCGCTCAGCTTTGCTGAGAAAAGGGAAATCGAAAAAATTTTAAGAGGATTAACGGAAAGAATCGGGCAAATCAGTATTGAGTTAAAAAATTCACTTCAAGCAATTGCTGATTTGGATTCAATATTTGCAAGAGCAAAATACTCGATAGAAATTATCGGCTCTCATCCTGGATTCAACGAAGACAAACCTTTTGCATTCATTGATGCACATCATCCAATTCTTATAAAACGGATCGGGCATAAGAATACGGTACCAATGAACTTGAAGTTGGAGAACGTAAATATTATTCTTATTACAGGACCGAATGCAGGAGGCAAAACAGTAACTTTAAAAACAACCGGTCTGCTCATCTGTCTGGCTCTTGCCGCAATTCCGATTCCCGCACATCCGGATTCCAATTTTCATTTTATTGAAAAAGTTTTAGTTGATATTGGCGATGCGCAATCTATTGAAGATGATCTAAGCACGTTTAGTTCACATCTAAAAAATATTAAACATATTATCGAAGAAGCTAATGATAAAACTTTAGTAGTTCTAGATGAGATTGGAACAGGTACTGATCCGGCAGAAGGTTCGGCGATTGCAGCCGGAATGTTAATAACACTCCGTGATAAAGGCGCTAAAGTATTAGCAACTACTCATCATGGCAGTTTGAAACTGATTGCAAATCAGTTGGATAAATTTCAAAATGCATCTATGGAATTTGATACTGATGAACTGAAACCGACTTACAAATTTAATCAAGGAATGCCCGGCTCAAGTTACGCTTTTGAGGTTGCTAATAGGATCGGGTTCGATGAAAAATTTATTCAACTTGCAAAAGAATATTTGGATACCGATAAAACAAAGATTGAAGATTTTCTAGTTGCACTTGAAAAGAAATCAAAAAACTTAAAAGAACAATTGAGTAAAACCGAAAGAGAGAATTCCAGACTGAAAGGATTAACAAATCTCTATCAAAATAAGATTGAAAAACTTGAAAATCAGAGAAAGGAAATATTAGCTCAGACAAAAGAGAAAGCTGAAACATATCTAAGCGAAGTAAATAAAAAGGTGGAAGAGTCAATTAGAAACATTCGCGAATCTCAAGCAAAGAAAGAAGTAATAAAAGAAGAGAAGAAAAAGATTGAAGAGATTAAACAAGAAAGCACTCTGATTTTTAAAAAAGAGAAAAAGAGCAAAGAAGAAAAAGTTGATTTGAGGAAGGGAGATTATGCTTCGATTAAGGATACAACTTCAGTTGGTGTAATCGAAGAAATAAATAAAGAAAAAAATAAAGCTGTACTTAGTGTTGGATCTTTAAAAATCAAAACAAAATATTCTGACTTAGTTCATGCAAAAAAATCCGAATTCGACCACAGAGAGAAAAGATCATTTAACATAGGTCAAGATGAAATAAGCTATCGTTTGGATATCCGTGGCAAACGAGCCGATGAAGCTGAATTTGAAATAATAAAATTTTTGGACAACACGTATGTAAGTGGTACCGATAGAGTTGAAATACTTCATGGAAAGGGAACAGGCGCTCTTAAACAATTAGTTCTTGGAATTTTGAGGAATAATCATACGGTAAAAAATTACTATTTTGCAAACATAGAGTACGGCGGGGATGGTATTACAATAGTTGAATTCAAATAA
- a CDS encoding acetyl-CoA carboxylase biotin carboxylase subunit has translation MIKKILIANRGEIAHRIIKACRELDITSAAIYSEADKLALHVRRADEAYLIGPSPASESYLNKEKIIKLAKEIGADAIHPGYGFLSENAEFIRMVEESGIIFIGPSSKSVLMMGEKTSARRLMKANNVPIVPGTTEPIESIDEGKKIAAEIGYPVMLKAAAGGGGKGMRKISSEEEFESAYNRAKNESLKAFGNDDVYLEKFIEHPKHIEVQILADKFGNYLHLFERECSVQRRHQKVIEEAPSIAVDESTRKKITNAAIDAAKACSYYNAGTIEFLMDSDKSFYFLEMNTRLQVEHPVTEMITGIDIVKQQIKIASGEKLTLIQEDIKIHGHAVECRIYAEDVDNNFAPSTGKIVHHRLTSGPGIRIDRGIDVMSEVPIYYDPMLSKVIAWGIDRDEAIVRMQRALGEYQISGVITNIPVFRWIFKQKVFLDGTFDINFLDNDFMPLVPEKWKDTSSKEYEDAAAVLSALLKSKEQELSLSKNQIDISNLWRDQNNE, from the coding sequence ATGATAAAAAAAATACTAATTGCAAACCGCGGAGAAATTGCTCATCGCATAATTAAAGCCTGCAGGGAGTTAGATATAACGTCTGCAGCAATTTACTCTGAAGCTGATAAATTAGCATTGCATGTTCGAAGAGCTGATGAAGCTTATCTAATTGGACCTTCACCGGCAAGTGAATCATACCTTAACAAAGAAAAGATTATTAAACTAGCAAAAGAAATTGGTGCGGATGCAATCCATCCCGGGTATGGTTTTCTATCTGAGAATGCGGAATTTATTAGAATGGTGGAAGAGTCGGGAATTATTTTCATTGGTCCTTCATCCAAATCTGTATTGATGATGGGAGAAAAAACTTCTGCAAGAAGATTGATGAAAGCAAATAATGTCCCAATCGTACCCGGTACAACTGAACCGATTGAAAGTATAGATGAAGGGAAGAAAATCGCTGCAGAAATTGGTTATCCTGTAATGCTTAAAGCAGCGGCGGGTGGCGGCGGCAAAGGAATGCGGAAAATCTCTAGTGAAGAAGAATTTGAATCCGCATATAACCGAGCTAAGAATGAATCACTTAAAGCATTTGGCAATGATGATGTTTATCTTGAAAAATTCATCGAACATCCAAAACATATTGAAGTACAGATACTGGCAGATAAATTCGGAAATTATCTGCATCTATTTGAAAGGGAATGTTCTGTACAGCGAAGGCATCAAAAAGTAATTGAAGAAGCCCCTTCCATAGCAGTTGACGAATCAACTAGAAAAAAAATTACAAACGCTGCTATAGATGCAGCTAAAGCCTGTAGCTACTACAATGCCGGAACAATAGAATTCTTAATGGATTCTGACAAAAGTTTTTATTTCCTAGAAATGAATACACGGCTTCAAGTAGAACATCCCGTTACAGAAATGATAACCGGGATAGATATAGTAAAGCAGCAAATAAAAATTGCTTCCGGTGAAAAGCTTACTCTAATACAAGAGGATATTAAAATTCATGGTCACGCTGTTGAATGCAGGATCTATGCTGAAGATGTTGATAATAATTTCGCACCATCAACAGGTAAGATTGTTCATCATCGTTTAACTTCCGGTCCAGGAATCCGAATTGACAGAGGAATTGATGTAATGAGTGAAGTCCCGATTTATTATGATCCTATGTTGTCAAAAGTTATTGCTTGGGGAATAGATAGAGACGAAGCGATTGTTAGAATGCAAAGAGCTTTGGGTGAGTATCAAATTAGCGGAGTCATTACAAACATTCCAGTTTTCAGATGGATTTTTAAACAAAAAGTTTTTTTAGACGGAACATTCGATATTAATTTTCTTGATAATGATTTCATGCCGCTTGTTCCAGAAAAATGGAAAGACACTTCATCGAAGGAGTATGAAGATGCTGCTGCAGTGCTATCTGCTTTATTGAAATCTAAAGAACAGGAATTATCATTATCAAAAAATCAGATTGATATTAGTAACTTATGGCGGGATCAGAATAATGAATGA
- a CDS encoding acetyl-CoA carboxylase biotin carboxyl carrier protein subunit → MNEMIITINNRKHSVKINNGNEVIINNKKIHAEVSQINNNAYLLKLGNKVFEITAHKLNKDKYGVVIDGCYFEALVHTQLQERANELQKKKNISARKLNIKAPMPGLLLKLGKSIGDYVKVGEPLLILEAMKMENEIRSPVNGIVKEILFKEGQSVEKNSIIMTFE, encoded by the coding sequence ATGAATGAAATGATAATTACGATCAATAATAGAAAACATTCTGTTAAAATTAATAACGGAAATGAAGTTATAATTAATAATAAAAAGATACACGCGGAAGTATCACAAATTAACAACAACGCTTATTTACTAAAATTAGGTAATAAAGTATTCGAAATAACAGCTCACAAACTGAATAAAGATAAATATGGAGTGGTAATAGACGGCTGTTACTTTGAAGCTTTAGTCCATACACAACTTCAGGAAAGGGCTAATGAGCTTCAAAAGAAAAAAAATATATCAGCTAGAAAATTGAATATTAAAGCACCAATGCCCGGGTTACTTCTAAAATTGGGAAAAAGTATTGGTGATTATGTAAAAGTAGGAGAACCATTATTAATACTGGAAGCAATGAAGATGGAGAATGAAATACGATCTCCGGTCAATGGAATAGTAAAAGAAATACTCTTTAAGGAAGGGCAATCGGTAGAAAAGAATTCAATTATTATGACATTTGAATAA